A region from the bacterium genome encodes:
- a CDS encoding DEAD/DEAH box helicase family protein: MGDAESNRTTLLERIAREEAQLARAEASRQNAEKRLSALRSQLAAVAPERSSAAQQQTALTPMSAAEKVDLFQTLFRGRTDVFPTHWHNARKQTSGYSLACSNEWAPGVCEKPRVKCGDCPHQAFRAVTHQVILDHLQGRHIAGVYPLLEDETCWFLAVDFDKADWQADVRAFCQTCERFGLRAAVERSRSGNGAHVWFFFSQPVPAIDARRMGSYLLTETMAERHELPMTSYDRLFPNQDTMPRGGFGNLIALPLQHAARQQGNTAFVDGNWAPLPDQWIYLASIPRIEPAVVEKLAGEASNLGRVLGVPMVGDFENRAGSALPMRAPCASTALPSQGAPPNRVRAILAGRLFVEKTGLSSPLLNEIKRLAAFQNPEFYKKQAMRLSTALTPRIVSCAEDLTEHVALPRGCLGSVEDLMSAHGVGLVVQDERTLGNDLEVGFHGELSPEQARASKALLAADTGVFVAPPGSGKTVLGIQLVAARARSTLILVHRTQLLEQWRAQLALFLELPAKEIGQIGGGKRKVTGKLDVAMIQSLVKKGDVADEVDDYGHVVVDECHHVPAVSFERVMSEVRARYVVGLTATPKRRDGHDPILSFQLGPIRDSIDPRSSAARNAFQHSLIVRETAFQMPGGDSAPTIQAVYGQLAANDERNELILDDILRALEAGRSPLVLTERRDHLDHLTERLSRMARNVIVLRGGMGSRQRRATAEQLAEIPDDQERLILATGRFVGEGFDDARLDTLFLTMPVSWKGTLVQYAGRLHRSYRGKSEVRIFDYVDTQVPMLARMFTKRLKGYTAMGYRRRVQREIESAANEHTIEYDYEAPRGADEDPF; this comes from the coding sequence ATGGGCGACGCGGAATCGAACCGGACCACGCTGCTCGAGCGGATTGCCCGAGAAGAGGCTCAGCTCGCCCGCGCGGAGGCGAGCCGCCAGAACGCGGAGAAGCGCCTCTCGGCCCTCAGAAGCCAGTTGGCCGCCGTCGCCCCCGAACGTTCTTCAGCGGCTCAGCAACAGACTGCACTCACGCCGATGTCGGCCGCGGAGAAGGTCGATCTGTTCCAGACACTCTTCCGCGGCCGAACCGATGTCTTTCCAACCCACTGGCACAATGCCCGGAAGCAGACCAGCGGATACTCACTGGCCTGTTCGAACGAGTGGGCTCCCGGCGTCTGCGAGAAGCCCCGCGTCAAGTGTGGGGATTGTCCCCACCAGGCATTCCGGGCGGTCACGCACCAGGTGATCCTCGACCATCTCCAAGGTCGACACATCGCTGGTGTCTATCCTCTTCTCGAAGACGAGACCTGCTGGTTCCTCGCTGTCGACTTCGACAAGGCTGACTGGCAAGCGGACGTTCGGGCATTCTGCCAGACCTGCGAACGCTTCGGGCTTCGCGCGGCTGTCGAGCGCTCACGCTCCGGGAACGGTGCGCATGTTTGGTTCTTCTTCTCCCAGCCGGTTCCGGCCATCGATGCCCGGCGCATGGGCTCGTACCTGCTGACCGAAACGATGGCGGAGCGGCACGAGCTGCCAATGACATCTTACGATCGGCTCTTCCCGAATCAGGACACGATGCCCCGCGGCGGGTTTGGCAACCTGATCGCCTTGCCGCTCCAGCATGCTGCGCGCCAGCAAGGGAACACCGCATTCGTCGATGGGAACTGGGCGCCCCTCCCGGACCAGTGGATCTACCTCGCTTCGATTCCTCGCATCGAGCCAGCCGTCGTCGAGAAACTTGCTGGCGAGGCCTCGAATCTCGGCAGGGTCCTCGGCGTCCCGATGGTCGGAGATTTCGAGAACAGAGCCGGTTCGGCCCTGCCAATGCGCGCTCCATGTGCCTCCACTGCACTTCCCAGCCAGGGAGCCCCGCCAAATCGAGTACGGGCGATCCTCGCGGGGCGGCTGTTCGTCGAGAAGACAGGTCTCTCGTCCCCCCTTCTCAACGAGATCAAGCGTCTTGCCGCGTTCCAGAACCCTGAGTTCTACAAGAAGCAGGCGATGCGCCTCTCCACCGCACTCACACCCCGAATAGTCAGCTGCGCGGAGGATCTTACAGAGCACGTAGCGCTTCCGCGCGGATGCCTGGGCTCGGTCGAAGACCTGATGAGCGCGCACGGGGTTGGACTGGTCGTTCAGGATGAGAGGACACTTGGCAACGATCTCGAGGTCGGGTTCCATGGCGAACTCAGCCCGGAACAGGCCCGCGCTTCGAAAGCACTCCTCGCTGCGGATACAGGGGTCTTCGTGGCGCCCCCGGGCAGCGGAAAGACCGTACTTGGCATCCAACTCGTCGCGGCGCGCGCTCGAAGTACGCTGATTCTCGTACACCGGACACAGCTCCTCGAGCAGTGGCGCGCACAGCTCGCTCTCTTCCTCGAGCTCCCTGCGAAGGAGATCGGACAGATCGGCGGAGGAAAGCGCAAGGTCACCGGAAAGCTCGATGTGGCCATGATCCAGAGCCTTGTCAAGAAGGGCGACGTGGCAGACGAGGTGGATGACTACGGTCACGTGGTCGTCGACGAGTGCCACCACGTCCCGGCAGTCTCATTCGAACGTGTGATGAGCGAGGTCCGGGCGAGGTACGTGGTCGGGCTCACAGCAACACCGAAACGGCGGGACGGCCATGATCCGATCTTGTCGTTCCAGCTCGGTCCGATCCGCGACTCGATCGATCCACGAAGCAGCGCCGCACGAAACGCGTTCCAACACTCGCTCATCGTGCGGGAGACAGCATTCCAGATGCCGGGTGGCGATTCGGCTCCAACGATTCAGGCTGTCTACGGTCAGCTTGCAGCGAACGACGAGCGGAACGAGCTGATACTGGACGACATCCTGCGGGCTCTCGAAGCCGGGCGATCGCCACTGGTCTTGACTGAACGCAGAGATCACCTCGACCACTTGACCGAACGGCTGAGCCGCATGGCACGGAACGTGATCGTGCTCCGCGGTGGAATGGGATCGAGGCAGCGAAGAGCCACGGCAGAACAGCTGGCCGAGATTCCCGACGATCAAGAGCGGCTGATCCTGGCGACGGGACGTTTCGTTGGTGAAGGGTTCGACGACGCCCGACTCGACACGCTGTTCCTGACGATGCCGGTCTCTTGGAAGGGCACTCTCGTCCAGTACGCGGGGCGGCTGCATCGAAGCTATCGCGGCAAGAGCGAAGTCCGGATCTTCGACTATGTGGACACTCAGGTGCCGATGCTGGCGCGGATGTTCACGAAACGCCTCAAGGGCTACACGGCGATGGGATACAGGCGACGAGTCCAGAGAGAAATCGAAAGCGCCGCGAACGAGCACACCATCGAATATGACTACGAAGCGCCGCGCGGTGCGGATGAAGATCCGTTTTGA
- a CDS encoding helix-turn-helix transcriptional regulator, with protein sequence MARPFKELRDRMSPEARERVNRRVRDALQEMTLQELRQRVSGLTQTQLADLMKVTQGAISQVENRHDVLLSKLASYVHALGGELELIARFPDTNVRITQFDSEDEALTAANE encoded by the coding sequence ATGGCACGACCGTTCAAGGAGCTACGAGACCGGATGAGCCCCGAGGCTCGTGAGCGCGTCAACCGCCGCGTGCGCGATGCGCTGCAGGAGATGACCCTACAAGAGCTTCGACAGCGGGTCAGCGGGCTGACGCAGACGCAGCTGGCCGATCTGATGAAGGTCACACAAGGGGCAATCTCCCAAGTCGAGAACCGCCACGACGTGTTGCTCAGTAAGCTCGCGAGCTACGTTCACGCGCTCGGTGGCGAACTCGAACTCATCGCGCGCTTCCCGGACACCAACGTGCGAATCACCCAATTCGACAGCGAAGACGAGGCGCTGACCGCGGCCAACGAGTAG
- a CDS encoding addiction module toxin RelE, producing MSEPLTEVEYTDEFGVWWNGLTEAEQESVAQGVGLLEARGTTLGHPYSSGVAQSRHTHMRELRIQHQGRPVRVFYAFDPHRAAILLVAGDKTGDGRFYDRMVPIADRLYDEHLDQLKRDGAT from the coding sequence ATGTCTGAACCGTTGACGGAGGTCGAGTACACCGATGAGTTCGGCGTCTGGTGGAATGGTCTCACGGAAGCCGAGCAAGAAAGCGTCGCGCAAGGAGTCGGTCTCCTCGAGGCAAGGGGCACTACGCTTGGGCACCCGTACAGCTCGGGAGTCGCCCAATCGAGGCACACGCACATGCGCGAGCTTCGGATCCAACACCAGGGCCGACCGGTTCGCGTGTTCTACGCCTTCGATCCACACCGGGCTGCGATTCTGCTGGTCGCTGGCGACAAGACCGGAGACGGCCGTTTCTACGACCGGATGGTCCCGATCGCAGACCGCCTCTACGACGAGCATCTCGACCAGTTGAAGCGCGATGGCGCTACCTAG
- a CDS encoding site-specific integrase, with translation MLSTDPRYKESYYRERRWIANALRLEWNRAAEAVGVKVRMYEGTKHSSASRWHSSGMPLELVRRMLRHRDVRSTERYPKLADSALVEAFGAHHARRSDRRQTRKRAQGVLKGRKGTRKAQRNQAPVARRTGLESPTSGRKCPETQGSGALKVVSRVYPRSGVVLKGLLTQADISLD, from the coding sequence TTGCTCAGCACGGATCCCCGCTACAAGGAGAGCTACTACCGCGAGCGCCGCTGGATCGCGAATGCCCTGCGCCTGGAGTGGAACCGGGCCGCTGAAGCGGTCGGCGTCAAGGTGCGCATGTACGAGGGCACCAAGCACTCGAGCGCGAGCCGCTGGCACTCCTCAGGAATGCCGCTCGAGCTGGTGCGCCGGATGCTGCGACACCGGGACGTCCGTTCAACGGAGCGCTACCCGAAGCTCGCAGACTCGGCGCTCGTGGAGGCCTTCGGAGCACATCACGCCCGGCGTAGCGACCGCCGCCAGACCCGAAAGCGTGCTCAAGGTGTGCTCAAAGGCCGAAAAGGCACCCGAAAAGCCCAACGAAATCAGGCACCTGTGGCGAGGCGGACGGGACTCGAAAGCCCAACCTCCGGCCGTAAGTGCCCGGAAACGCAGGGATCCGGAGCCCTGAAAGTTGTATCCCGCGTGTATCCCAGGTCTGGAGTGGTCCTCAAGGGTCTGCTCACTCAAGCCGATATTAGCCTTGACTGA
- a CDS encoding phage tail sheath family protein, with the protein MAALAGAGSTNVSLNKYDSLGIATVVGPVAIALPGTTLADKLGELRDGINAIASNSALVAAGESFPWQAELSGWRLVVVPTDGPVAAGSDDNRTSGWVITTPGAGSVDNVRYYSLGTSGGGTFQTLGSAGANGSAGGLDTSSYDDAYNIVRKEVDLFNLLVLPRAKDKPELVDSLWANASVFAEQSRALLLMEPPVDWSGAQVPSNQINGLRVGVSKQYAALYYPRLEIREGSLTVSISPVGAVAGIMARTDSTVGVWKAPAGTAADLRGIVGVGQRLSDAQNGVLNPKGINVIRDLPDGVIVWGARTMDGYDEAGSEYKYVPVRRLANFMEESLYRGLRWVVFEPNDEPLWAQIRLNVGAFMHDLFRRGAFQGTKPADAYFVKCDSETTTTTDQNLGIVNVWVGFAPLKPAEFVVLSLQQMAGQSEV; encoded by the coding sequence ATGGCGGCTCTGGCGGGCGCCGGGAGCACGAACGTGTCGCTCAACAAGTACGACTCGTTGGGCATCGCGACCGTCGTGGGGCCGGTAGCCATCGCGCTCCCAGGCACGACGTTGGCCGACAAGCTCGGGGAGCTCCGCGACGGGATCAACGCCATCGCCTCCAACTCGGCGCTGGTCGCCGCCGGCGAGTCGTTCCCCTGGCAGGCGGAGCTGTCGGGGTGGCGCCTGGTCGTGGTGCCCACCGACGGGCCCGTTGCGGCGGGCTCCGACGACAACCGCACCAGCGGCTGGGTCATCACCACGCCAGGAGCCGGGTCGGTTGACAACGTCCGCTACTACAGTCTGGGCACCAGCGGCGGGGGCACGTTCCAGACCCTGGGCTCGGCCGGCGCCAACGGCTCCGCCGGAGGGCTGGACACCAGTAGCTACGACGATGCGTACAACATCGTTCGAAAGGAGGTGGACCTTTTCAACCTTCTGGTGCTGCCGCGGGCGAAGGACAAACCGGAGTTAGTCGACTCCCTGTGGGCCAACGCGAGTGTCTTCGCAGAGCAGAGCCGGGCGCTGCTGCTGATGGAGCCGCCCGTCGACTGGAGCGGCGCCCAGGTCCCGTCCAACCAGATCAACGGCCTGCGGGTCGGCGTCTCGAAGCAGTACGCGGCGTTGTACTACCCGCGCCTGGAGATCCGCGAGGGCAGCCTCACCGTGTCCATCAGCCCGGTCGGCGCCGTCGCGGGTATCATGGCCCGCACCGACAGCACGGTCGGCGTCTGGAAGGCTCCGGCAGGCACAGCCGCCGACCTGCGTGGCATCGTCGGGGTCGGGCAGCGGCTCAGCGACGCCCAGAACGGCGTGCTGAACCCCAAGGGTATCAACGTCATCCGCGACCTGCCCGACGGCGTGATTGTCTGGGGCGCCCGGACCATGGATGGCTACGACGAGGCCGGCAGCGAGTACAAGTACGTACCAGTGCGACGGCTCGCCAACTTCATGGAGGAGAGTCTGTACCGCGGGCTGCGCTGGGTCGTCTTCGAGCCCAACGACGAGCCGCTGTGGGCGCAGATCCGTCTGAACGTCGGCGCCTTCATGCACGACCTCTTCCGCAGGGGGGCGTTCCAGGGCACCAAGCCGGCGGACGCCTACTTCGTGAAGTGCGACAGCGAGACGACGACCACGACGGACCAGAACCTGGGCATTGTCAACGTGTGGGTCGGCTTCGCGCCGTTGAAGCCCGCCGAGTTCGTCGTGCTGTCGCTGCAGCAGATGGCTGGTCAGTCCGAGGTCTGA
- a CDS encoding phage tail protein, with product MAQFTVNTQRFDPYKNFKFRLRWDGRYVAGVSKMSPLKRSTEPVTHREGGDPSTVRVMPSHWKFEPITLERGVTHDTEFEGWANLVYSTDGDAAISLKNFRKDVVVELLNEAGQVALAWKVFRCWVSEYSSLPEMDANGNAVAIEMLTLQNEGWVRDDAVTEPTEA from the coding sequence ATGGCACAGTTCACCGTCAACACCCAACGATTCGATCCTTACAAGAATTTCAAGTTCCGGCTGAGGTGGGATGGCCGCTACGTGGCTGGCGTCAGCAAGATGAGCCCGCTGAAGCGCTCGACCGAGCCGGTCACCCACCGGGAGGGCGGGGACCCCAGCACGGTCCGGGTCATGCCGAGCCATTGGAAGTTCGAGCCCATCACGCTCGAGCGTGGCGTCACGCACGACACCGAGTTCGAGGGCTGGGCGAACCTCGTCTACAGCACGGATGGCGACGCGGCGATCTCGCTGAAGAACTTCCGCAAGGACGTCGTCGTCGAGCTGCTCAATGAGGCTGGCCAGGTGGCGCTCGCGTGGAAAGTGTTCCGCTGCTGGGTGTCGGAGTACTCGTCGCTGCCGGAGATGGACGCCAACGGCAACGCGGTAGCCATCGAGATGCTGACGCTGCAGAACGAGGGCTGGGTCCGCGACGACGCAGTGACCGAACCCACGGAGGCCTGA
- a CDS encoding DUF4255 domain-containing protein, with product MSLADLCKVTQTLTWLLENACPKTAGWPSGGGLTLSVSPMPPDVVLAGGAAQLGMYLYHVAEDAHSKNEAGDGLGGGSQREKSLGLNLYYQLTAQVGDTIDGCLLAQTLMGCAMRVLHDYAIITDDEVVDTSPVLEQFGLHGRQNRFRIALRPVPSDDAVDYWTAGEAPLRMAAYYQVSVVMIEPEPAVTASSPVLEYSSGIFATGAPTLTGSRSTASIVVGGEAAPRIVTLRPTQVTLRESFPAIAPGFEHGDAAFELEGSALNGEGTALRLRGDHGAFDVDAAEWGLVASADRVFATVAQWMGSAPTMPGTWSASVQVRNTVRVGSSVRTVVNSSNETPILIAPRLDPVAAAGPMLGDVSKAAAFTLSGWRFRGTTDYPIPTDPADPRSVRLRVGAVELDNLVTGTVAAGQFRVVDETTLEVFLPADLPELSLQPVSVSVNGASSTPTWLRAVA from the coding sequence ATGTCCCTCGCCGACCTGTGCAAGGTCACGCAGACGTTGACCTGGCTGCTGGAGAACGCCTGCCCGAAGACCGCCGGCTGGCCGTCCGGCGGGGGCCTCACGCTGTCCGTGTCGCCCATGCCCCCCGACGTGGTCCTGGCGGGAGGCGCGGCGCAGTTGGGCATGTACCTCTACCACGTCGCCGAGGACGCCCACTCGAAGAACGAAGCCGGCGACGGGTTGGGCGGCGGGAGCCAGCGCGAGAAGTCGCTGGGGCTGAACCTGTACTACCAGCTCACCGCTCAGGTGGGCGACACCATCGACGGGTGCCTGCTCGCGCAGACGCTGATGGGCTGCGCCATGCGGGTGCTCCACGACTACGCCATCATCACCGACGACGAGGTGGTGGACACCTCGCCCGTGCTCGAGCAGTTCGGGCTGCACGGCCGGCAGAACCGCTTCCGCATCGCGCTCCGGCCCGTGCCGTCCGACGACGCGGTCGATTACTGGACCGCCGGCGAGGCCCCGCTCCGGATGGCCGCCTACTACCAGGTCTCGGTGGTGATGATCGAGCCGGAGCCGGCTGTGACGGCGTCCTCGCCGGTCCTCGAGTACAGCTCAGGCATCTTCGCGACGGGCGCGCCGACCCTGACCGGCAGCCGGTCGACCGCGTCGATCGTCGTAGGCGGCGAGGCGGCTCCGCGCATCGTCACCCTGAGGCCGACGCAGGTCACCCTGAGGGAGAGCTTTCCAGCCATCGCCCCCGGTTTCGAGCACGGCGACGCGGCGTTCGAGCTCGAGGGCAGCGCGCTCAACGGCGAGGGCACCGCGCTGCGGTTGCGCGGAGACCACGGCGCATTCGACGTCGACGCGGCCGAGTGGGGACTGGTCGCCAGCGCCGACCGGGTCTTCGCCACCGTGGCGCAGTGGATGGGGTCCGCGCCCACCATGCCGGGGACGTGGTCGGCATCGGTGCAGGTCCGCAACACCGTGAGGGTCGGCTCGTCGGTGCGTACGGTGGTCAACTCGTCCAACGAGACGCCCATCCTCATTGCGCCGCGCCTCGATCCCGTCGCCGCGGCCGGGCCGATGCTGGGCGACGTCTCCAAGGCGGCGGCGTTCACGCTCAGCGGCTGGCGCTTCCGGGGCACGACGGACTACCCGATCCCCACCGATCCCGCGGACCCGCGCTCGGTGCGGCTGCGCGTCGGGGCCGTCGAGCTGGATAACCTGGTCACGGGGACCGTCGCCGCGGGCCAGTTCCGCGTGGTCGACGAGACCACACTCGAGGTCTTCCTTCCCGCCGACTTGCCCGAGCTGAGCCTCCAGCCTGTTAGCGTGTCGGTCAACGGCGCGTCTTCGACGCCCACCTGGCTGCGGGCGGTTGCCTGA
- a CDS encoding ATP-binding protein, translating into MHAVAQESTERPEHLGVLCDLVRLRARLRLAWMSHLADGDRVKALLDDADSPEAEAAWQAETPEVASLRSELGSARDAWDALTDTPVDRLVQVLHLSLAEADLVALVLAASVDPQVGELCALLGGAGAAPTFATAARLFGHDRTLVLSKASPVLAWQLIALEAPRVGAPALVSMCASLVQWLSGEPVLDDALLAHARQVRPLDPLPRWPVTDTARRLEQVLGTGAPGAVLRVDGPVGSGRRTFAACVLGKLGLGLIAVDTGGVPAEQRATVELRAQRQAWLDHAGPAWVTPPSWSPFPPCFPVQVVLNGPGDRHQGPVDWPHIDVALPLPTVDERAALWRAIVPASTAWPSNELRALSRRHRVTVGEVRRAAWLAPDGATAASIEVKAAMRDKLGDLARRLPCTFTWDDLVVSEPVDVLLRELAYEAEVRGSLWEDAEIERLFPQGKGLIALVTGPPGTGKTMSAQVLAGQLGVDLFRIDLSALVSKYVGETSKNIEKVLAAAERLDALLFFDEADALFGKRTEIKDAHDRYANTDTNYLLQAIETWPGFAILASNRRGNLDAAFVRRLRHVIEFTPPDAALRLTLWQRLVGSMAGPEAAATLTEGFTRLANAFDLSGAQIKSAVLTALLEARRDAAPVSFPHLLSGVERELWKVGRGVSRADRARLELHASR; encoded by the coding sequence ATGCACGCCGTGGCCCAAGAGAGCACGGAGCGGCCGGAGCACCTGGGCGTGCTATGCGATCTGGTGCGACTCCGCGCGCGGCTGCGGCTGGCGTGGATGTCGCATCTGGCCGATGGGGACCGCGTCAAGGCGCTGCTGGACGACGCGGACTCGCCCGAGGCCGAGGCAGCGTGGCAGGCGGAGACCCCCGAGGTCGCGTCCTTGCGCAGCGAGCTCGGCTCAGCCCGCGACGCCTGGGACGCGCTGACCGACACCCCCGTCGACCGCCTGGTGCAGGTGCTGCACCTCAGCCTGGCCGAGGCGGATCTCGTTGCGCTGGTGCTGGCGGCGTCGGTCGATCCCCAGGTTGGCGAGCTGTGCGCGCTGCTCGGCGGCGCCGGCGCGGCGCCGACCTTCGCCACCGCGGCCCGCCTGTTCGGCCACGACCGGACCCTCGTGCTGTCGAAGGCGAGCCCCGTGCTCGCGTGGCAGCTGATCGCGCTTGAGGCTCCGCGCGTGGGAGCGCCGGCGCTCGTGAGCATGTGCGCGAGCTTGGTGCAGTGGTTGTCGGGCGAGCCCGTGCTCGACGACGCGCTGCTGGCCCACGCACGCCAGGTGAGGCCGCTGGACCCCCTCCCGCGGTGGCCCGTGACGGACACGGCGCGTCGGCTTGAGCAGGTGCTGGGCACTGGTGCTCCCGGGGCCGTGCTGCGGGTCGACGGTCCGGTCGGCAGCGGGCGCCGTACGTTCGCAGCGTGCGTGCTCGGAAAGCTGGGGCTGGGGCTCATCGCCGTGGACACGGGCGGGGTGCCCGCCGAGCAGCGCGCCACGGTCGAGCTGCGGGCCCAGCGCCAGGCCTGGCTGGACCACGCCGGGCCGGCCTGGGTGACGCCGCCTTCGTGGAGCCCGTTCCCGCCCTGCTTTCCGGTGCAGGTCGTGCTGAACGGGCCCGGCGACCGGCACCAGGGCCCGGTGGACTGGCCCCACATCGACGTGGCGCTGCCGCTGCCGACCGTGGACGAGCGCGCCGCCCTGTGGCGCGCCATTGTGCCGGCGTCGACGGCGTGGCCGTCGAATGAGCTACGTGCGCTGTCTCGGCGCCACCGCGTCACCGTGGGCGAGGTGCGCCGGGCCGCGTGGCTGGCTCCCGACGGCGCGACGGCTGCGTCCATCGAGGTCAAGGCCGCCATGCGCGATAAGCTGGGGGACTTGGCGCGTCGGCTGCCGTGCACGTTCACGTGGGACGACCTGGTCGTCAGCGAGCCGGTCGACGTGCTGCTCCGCGAGTTGGCCTACGAGGCCGAGGTCCGCGGGAGCCTCTGGGAGGACGCCGAGATCGAGCGCCTCTTCCCTCAGGGCAAGGGGCTCATCGCGCTGGTCACCGGCCCGCCCGGCACCGGCAAGACCATGTCAGCGCAGGTGCTCGCGGGGCAGCTTGGCGTGGACCTCTTCCGCATCGACCTGTCGGCGCTGGTGTCCAAGTACGTCGGCGAGACCTCCAAGAACATCGAGAAGGTGCTGGCAGCCGCCGAGCGGCTGGACGCACTCTTGTTCTTCGACGAGGCGGACGCTCTGTTCGGCAAGCGTACCGAGATCAAGGACGCGCACGACCGCTACGCCAACACCGACACGAACTACCTGCTGCAGGCCATCGAGACGTGGCCCGGCTTCGCAATCCTGGCGAGCAACCGTCGGGGCAACCTGGACGCGGCCTTCGTGCGGCGCCTGCGGCACGTCATCGAGTTCACGCCGCCAGACGCAGCGCTGCGGCTGACCCTCTGGCAGCGGCTCGTGGGGAGCATGGCAGGTCCGGAGGCCGCGGCGACGCTCACGGAGGGCTTCACGCGCCTTGCCAACGCATTCGACCTGTCGGGTGCGCAGATCAAGTCGGCGGTCCTGACCGCCCTGCTGGAGGCGCGGCGCGATGCGGCGCCGGTGTCCTTCCCCCACCTGCTGTCCGGCGTGGAGCGCGAGCTCTGGAAGGTCGGGCGGGGCGTGTCCCGGGCCGACCGGGCGAGGCTGGAGCTCCATGCCTCTCGCTGA